A genomic segment from Deinococcus sp. YIM 77859 encodes:
- the mqnP gene encoding menaquinone biosynthesis prenyltransferase MqnP — MRAAVHVKTYLELVKFEHTVFALPFAYAGMLLASMQVRGTGWPGWDILLWVTVAMAAARTAAMAANRVIDRFIDARNPRTAGREVPSGKVSPAQAWALVAVSLAVLAFAAAQLNPLCLALMPLAVVFLIGYPYTKRFTWLCHAWLGVTDGAAAAGGWIAVTGEFALGTWLLWAVVLFWMIGLDVIYATMDYRFDLAHGIRSIPARFGIGPALRIASASHALTFGLLLAVGLATGASFWYFLAVLAMGAILLYEHRIVNPQDLARVNVAFFDANMWLALTMLLGVVVDVTWRTLT; from the coding sequence GTGAGGGCTGCGGTACACGTCAAAACATACCTGGAGCTGGTGAAATTCGAGCACACCGTGTTTGCCCTGCCCTTTGCCTACGCGGGGATGCTGCTGGCAAGCATGCAGGTCAGGGGAACAGGCTGGCCGGGTTGGGACATCCTGCTGTGGGTCACCGTGGCGATGGCCGCGGCGCGCACAGCGGCGATGGCCGCCAATCGGGTGATTGACCGCTTCATCGATGCGCGTAACCCCCGCACCGCGGGCCGCGAGGTTCCTAGCGGCAAGGTAAGTCCGGCCCAGGCATGGGCGCTGGTCGCGGTGAGCCTGGCCGTGCTGGCCTTTGCTGCGGCGCAGCTCAACCCGCTGTGTCTGGCCCTCATGCCCCTGGCGGTGGTCTTCTTGATCGGGTACCCCTATACCAAGCGCTTTACCTGGCTGTGCCACGCCTGGCTGGGCGTGACAGACGGAGCAGCCGCGGCGGGGGGATGGATCGCGGTGACGGGTGAGTTTGCGCTGGGCACCTGGCTGCTGTGGGCGGTTGTTCTCTTTTGGATGATCGGCCTGGACGTGATCTATGCCACGATGGACTACCGCTTCGATCTGGCCCACGGGATCAGGAGCATCCCCGCGCGTTTCGGCATCGGACCTGCGCTGCGGATCGCATCGGCGAGCCATGCCCTGACCTTTGGGCTGCTGTTGGCGGTAGGCCTGGCGACCGGCGCGAGTTTCTGGTACTTCCTCGCGGTGCTCGCCATGGGCGCCATTCTGCTCTACGAGCACCGGATCGTGAATCCACAGGACCTCGCGCGGGTGAACGTGGCCTTTTTTGACGCGAACATGTGGTTGGCCCTCACCATGTTGCTGGGCGTGGTGGTGGACGTGACGTGGCGCACACTGACCTAA
- a CDS encoding menaquinone biosynthesis decarboxylase — protein sequence MAFPDLQSFLRLLEARGELVRVSIPVDRELEITEIADRLVKRGGPAVLFENVRGSDFPLVIGLMGTRERTALALGVTDLDDLAAKVRHLIDLKGSGGLGGLLGNLGKLRDALHLPPRRVRSGPAQEVVWTGDEVDLGRLPVLKCWPLDGGPFITLPLVITRDPETGERNMGMYRMQVMGKNVTGMHWQRHKTGARHLDKARRLGQKLPVAVALGGDPALIYAATAPLPPIPGLDEFAVAGYLRGGRYPVMRGVTVDLDVPANAEFILEGYVDPEEEWAVEGPFGDHTGFYTLPDLYPRFHVTAITRRKQPVYPATIVGRPPMEDAYLIEASERLFLPAAQTILPEIVDYHMPPAGVAHNLVVVGLHKSYPGQAYKVANGLFGLGQMMFAKVIVVVDGNVRVNDFAAVWREVVARAVPGRDTLITRGPMDVLDHSSRGWGYGSKLVIDATTKLPEEIGSPASSREEQGREGSVEPAFVPHAAVHLPDFAGVLAQRQTPDGYWCVALHKTWPGQARALAEAFAHHPAAAGIRHLLIGDEQTDVTDMQDVWWTVLNNIDPERDVAQVGGLLAWDGSRKLPEEGFVREWPPKIVMTPEVQRRVEARWHLYGLAERWR from the coding sequence ATGGCCTTTCCTGACCTCCAGAGCTTTCTCCGACTGTTGGAGGCGCGTGGCGAACTCGTCCGCGTGTCTATTCCCGTGGACCGCGAACTGGAAATCACCGAGATCGCTGACCGCCTGGTGAAGCGGGGCGGCCCCGCTGTGCTGTTCGAGAACGTGAGGGGCAGCGACTTCCCGTTGGTGATCGGGTTGATGGGCACCCGTGAACGAACAGCGCTCGCGCTCGGCGTCACGGACCTGGATGACCTGGCCGCAAAGGTGCGGCACCTGATTGACCTCAAGGGAAGTGGCGGCTTGGGGGGGCTGCTGGGGAACCTTGGCAAACTCAGGGACGCGCTGCACCTGCCTCCGCGCCGCGTCCGCTCTGGCCCCGCTCAGGAGGTGGTGTGGACGGGCGATGAGGTGGACCTTGGCCGGCTTCCCGTCCTGAAGTGCTGGCCCCTTGACGGCGGGCCGTTCATCACCCTACCGCTCGTGATCACCCGCGACCCGGAGACGGGCGAACGCAACATGGGCATGTACCGCATGCAGGTGATGGGGAAGAACGTCACCGGGATGCACTGGCAGCGCCACAAGACGGGCGCGCGGCACCTCGACAAGGCGCGCCGCCTGGGGCAGAAACTGCCGGTTGCGGTGGCCCTGGGCGGCGACCCGGCCCTGATCTACGCGGCGACGGCGCCCCTACCGCCCATCCCGGGCCTCGATGAGTTCGCGGTGGCCGGCTACCTGCGCGGCGGGCGGTACCCGGTGATGAGGGGCGTGACGGTGGACCTTGACGTGCCCGCCAACGCTGAATTTATCCTTGAAGGCTACGTGGATCCCGAGGAAGAGTGGGCGGTAGAAGGCCCTTTCGGCGACCACACCGGCTTCTATACCTTGCCTGACCTCTACCCGCGCTTTCATGTCACGGCGATCACGCGGCGCAAGCAGCCCGTCTACCCGGCAACCATTGTGGGCCGCCCCCCCATGGAGGACGCCTACCTGATCGAGGCCAGCGAGCGCCTCTTCCTGCCGGCTGCACAGACCATCCTGCCGGAGATTGTGGACTACCATATGCCGCCCGCTGGAGTCGCCCATAACCTTGTGGTGGTGGGCCTCCACAAGAGTTATCCCGGCCAGGCGTACAAGGTCGCCAATGGCCTTTTTGGGCTGGGCCAGATGATGTTCGCCAAGGTGATCGTCGTGGTTGACGGGAACGTGCGGGTGAACGACTTCGCGGCGGTGTGGCGCGAGGTGGTGGCCCGGGCTGTCCCCGGCCGTGACACGCTGATCACCCGCGGTCCCATGGACGTGCTCGATCACAGCAGCCGCGGCTGGGGGTACGGCAGCAAACTCGTCATCGACGCCACCACCAAGCTTCCCGAGGAGATCGGCAGCCCCGCCAGCAGCCGTGAAGAGCAGGGGAGAGAGGGCAGCGTGGAGCCCGCCTTTGTGCCCCATGCTGCGGTGCATCTCCCCGACTTTGCAGGTGTCCTGGCCCAGCGCCAGACTCCGGACGGCTACTGGTGTGTGGCGCTGCACAAAACCTGGCCCGGCCAGGCTCGGGCGCTGGCAGAAGCCTTCGCCCACCATCCCGCGGCCGCGGGCATTCGTCACCTTCTTATCGGGGACGAACAGACCGATGTGACGGACATGCAGGACGTGTGGTGGACCGTCCTCAACAACATTGACCCGGAGCGCGACGTGGCGCAAGTTGGCGGTCTTCTCGCCTGGGACGGCTCGCGCAAGCTCCCAGAAGAAGGCTTCGTCCGTGAGTGGCCTCCCAAAATCGTCATGACCCCCGAGGTGCAGCGCCGTGTCGAAGCTCGCTGGCACCTGTACGGCCTGGCGGAACGCTGGCGCTAA
- a CDS encoding potassium channel family protein, whose amino-acid sequence MTLPPDPERLRRERMELLRHLDRLTDLPMTLLGFVWLALLIVDLTRGLSPGLQLLSNVIWGLFVLDFLLSFTVAPSKAAYLRANWLTALSLLLPAVRVLRVLRPLRSLRLLRATRSLNLVRLVTSLNRGFRAAGRTVRRHGVGYVALLTLLVALAGAAGMLAFEDLPEARESGLDGYVSWLWWTGMMLTTMGSDYFPKTAEGRALTWLLALYGFAVFGYITASVASLFVGRDQKTSEGEDEGAALRRELAALREEVAALRAAVLRRPEQEEH is encoded by the coding sequence ATGACGCTCCCCCCTGATCCCGAGCGGCTGCGGCGCGAACGAATGGAGCTGCTTCGTCACCTCGACCGGCTGACGGATCTGCCCATGACCCTCCTGGGCTTCGTGTGGCTGGCCCTGCTCATCGTGGACCTGACCCGTGGCCTGTCCCCGGGCTTGCAGCTTCTGAGCAACGTGATTTGGGGGCTGTTTGTGCTCGACTTCCTGCTGTCCTTTACGGTCGCGCCCAGCAAGGCAGCCTACCTGCGTGCCAACTGGCTGACGGCCCTCTCGCTGCTCCTGCCCGCGGTGCGGGTGCTGCGGGTGCTGCGTCCCCTGCGGTCTTTGCGGCTGCTGCGGGCGACACGCTCCCTGAACCTCGTGCGTCTCGTGACGTCACTCAACCGGGGGTTTCGGGCGGCTGGCCGCACCGTTCGGCGACACGGGGTGGGCTATGTGGCGCTGCTGACGCTGCTGGTCGCGCTGGCGGGGGCGGCGGGCATGCTGGCGTTCGAAGACCTGCCCGAGGCACGCGAAAGCGGCCTTGATGGGTACGTGTCCTGGCTGTGGTGGACCGGCATGATGCTCACGACGATGGGTTCGGACTACTTTCCAAAAACGGCCGAGGGCCGTGCCCTCACCTGGCTGCTCGCTCTGTACGGCTTCGCGGTCTTTGGGTACATCACGGCCTCTGTGGCCAGCTTGTTTGTGGGCCGTGACCAGAAGACCAGCGAGGGGGAGGACGAGGGGGCGGCGCTGAGGCGCGAGCTGGCCGCCTTGCGCGAGGAGGTCGCGGCGCTGCGGGCCGCTGTGCTGAGGAGGCCGGAGCAAGAGGAGCACTGA
- a CDS encoding Xaa-Pro peptidase family protein — translation MTIASPPPPERLRGALRGTAVDGWLLYDFQGLNPHARTLLGLPAGVHLTRRFFLWVPREGPVTLLHHHIEGGTWAALTRGWNVARRAFGSHAELDAALRDMVAGKTVAMEYSPQGAVPYVSRVDAGTLERVRAAGAKVVSSADLLQAFLVWSPEDLAAHRRAAAVLMRAKDDAFRLLHERLKAGEPVTELEAQAVIERAIAQAGLTSGHPVNVSFGANAADPHYEPGGGQNAALHWGECVLIDLWAQEEGRPFADVTWVGYAGEPSAEYWEAWTAVRGARDAALTLLRERYGREGWGRLQGWELDRAAREAMGEPWARHFLHRTGHDLGVQLHGSGANLDDYETHDLRTLTPDLAVTVEPGTYPREQGFGIRSEVNVFLSPEGPQVTTDLQQQPFVLGAGPWEAVRAASFGAAAGAKAPEGWALKDA, via the coding sequence ATGACGATTGCTTCCCCTCCTCCCCCCGAACGGCTGCGCGGCGCGCTTCGGGGCACTGCGGTGGACGGCTGGCTGCTCTATGACTTCCAGGGCCTCAACCCGCATGCCCGCACCCTGTTGGGTTTGCCCGCCGGCGTGCACCTCACGCGACGATTTTTCCTGTGGGTGCCCCGCGAGGGACCAGTCACGCTGCTTCACCACCACATCGAGGGAGGCACCTGGGCCGCGCTGACGCGGGGTTGGAACGTCGCCCGGCGCGCCTTTGGATCACACGCGGAGCTGGACGCGGCGCTGCGCGACATGGTGGCCGGCAAGACGGTGGCGATGGAGTATAGCCCGCAGGGCGCCGTGCCCTACGTGAGCCGGGTGGATGCGGGCACGCTGGAGCGCGTGCGCGCCGCCGGGGCGAAGGTGGTGAGCAGCGCCGACCTGCTTCAGGCTTTTCTGGTGTGGTCACCCGAAGACTTGGCTGCACACCGCCGCGCCGCCGCCGTGCTGATGCGGGCCAAGGACGACGCTTTTCGCCTGCTTCACGAGCGGCTCAAGGCTGGGGAGCCCGTGACGGAGCTGGAGGCCCAGGCCGTGATCGAGCGCGCCATCGCGCAGGCCGGACTGACGAGCGGTCACCCCGTCAACGTGAGCTTCGGCGCGAACGCCGCCGATCCCCACTATGAACCCGGGGGCGGGCAGAACGCGGCGCTGCATTGGGGCGAGTGCGTGCTCATCGACCTGTGGGCCCAGGAGGAGGGCCGCCCCTTCGCGGACGTGACCTGGGTGGGGTATGCGGGCGAGCCGAGCGCCGAGTACTGGGAAGCGTGGACGGCGGTGCGCGGCGCACGGGACGCGGCACTCACCCTGCTGCGCGAGCGGTATGGGCGAGAAGGCTGGGGCCGCCTTCAGGGCTGGGAACTCGACCGAGCCGCGCGCGAGGCGATGGGAGAACCGTGGGCGCGGCACTTCCTGCACCGCACCGGCCATGACCTGGGCGTGCAGCTGCACGGCTCGGGCGCCAACCTCGACGACTACGAGACGCACGACCTCCGCACCCTCACGCCTGACCTGGCGGTGACGGTAGAACCCGGCACCTACCCGCGCGAACAGGGCTTTGGGATTCGGAGCGAAGTCAATGTCTTTCTCTCACCCGAAGGGCCGCAGGTGACCACGGACCTTCAGCAGCAGCCTTTCGTGCTGGGCGCGGGCCCTTGGGAGGCGGTGCGGGCGGCCAGTTTCGGAGCAGCGGCGGGCGCCAAGGCCCCGGAAGGGTGGGCTCTTAAGGACGCCTGA
- a CDS encoding SDR family oxidoreductase, with amino-acid sequence MANLSSSTIMLTGAGGALATAVAQELEDAGAQLVLVGRGEALSRAADRVPATEVLDLDLRDPASVDALRKVKVDALVHTVGAYAAQDVHKATDEDLRAMFDTNMLTLFHAVQGVLPHMLRQKDGMIVGVSSGTAARMSGPKAALYTASKAALAAYILSLHDELKSRGVRGCVLYPMGAIDTPRNREAGIDWDHLIDPRGLAKSVAHALTRPDRAHVTELKVYPDA; translated from the coding sequence ATGGCGAACCTCAGCTCCTCGACAATCATGCTCACGGGGGCAGGCGGCGCACTGGCGACGGCCGTGGCCCAGGAACTGGAGGACGCGGGCGCGCAGCTCGTCCTGGTTGGACGGGGTGAGGCGCTTTCGCGCGCTGCGGACCGCGTGCCCGCGACCGAGGTGCTGGACCTCGATCTGCGGGATCCCGCCAGCGTGGACGCCCTGCGCAAGGTGAAGGTGGACGCCCTGGTGCACACCGTGGGGGCCTATGCCGCCCAGGACGTGCACAAGGCGACCGACGAGGACCTGCGGGCGATGTTCGACACGAACATGCTCACCCTTTTCCACGCCGTTCAGGGCGTGCTGCCCCACATGCTGCGGCAAAAAGACGGGATGATCGTGGGGGTGAGCTCGGGCACGGCCGCCCGCATGAGCGGTCCCAAGGCAGCGCTGTATACCGCCAGCAAAGCTGCTCTCGCCGCCTACATCCTGAGCCTGCACGACGAACTGAAGAGCAGAGGAGTCCGTGGCTGCGTCCTGTACCCCATGGGAGCCATCGACACACCCCGAAACCGCGAGGCGGGGATCGACTGGGACCACCTGATCGACCCCCGCGGCCTCGCCAAGAGTGTCGCCCACGCCCTCACCCGACCCGACCGCGCCCATGTGACCGAGCTGAAGGTGTACCCGGACGCATAG
- a CDS encoding HAD-IA family hydrolase: MASSIPWRALVFDFDGTILDTETREFHHWQQLYREHGRELALADWQRGIGTWGAFDPWAGLPEQIQANRERVRAGLHERILADIAEQDLRPGVRGVLEEARAAGLRLALATSSDRTWVTRWLAQHDLLPLFEVLATRDDVRRVKPDPELYVLATERLGLRAADCLAVEDSLNGATAALAAGLQVVVVPNDVTRTQPFPPTWPRLDDGFAGGLTALLRAAGAG; the protein is encoded by the coding sequence ATGGCTTCCTCCATCCCCTGGCGCGCCCTGGTCTTCGATTTCGACGGCACCATCCTCGATACCGAGACGCGTGAATTTCACCACTGGCAGCAGCTCTACCGCGAACACGGGCGCGAACTCGCCCTGGCGGACTGGCAGCGCGGCATCGGCACCTGGGGCGCCTTTGACCCCTGGGCGGGCTTGCCCGAGCAGATCCAGGCGAACCGCGAGCGGGTGCGCGCCGGACTGCACGAGCGCATCCTGGCTGATATCGCCGAGCAGGACCTGCGGCCCGGCGTGCGGGGGGTGCTTGAAGAGGCGCGGGCTGCGGGCCTGCGCTTGGCCCTGGCGACAAGCAGCGACCGTACCTGGGTCACCCGCTGGCTGGCCCAGCATGACCTCCTGCCCCTGTTCGAGGTGCTCGCGACCCGTGACGACGTGCGCCGGGTCAAACCAGATCCCGAGCTGTACGTGCTTGCGACTGAACGCCTGGGGCTGCGGGCGGCGGACTGCCTGGCGGTCGAGGACAGTCTGAACGGGGCGACCGCCGCCCTGGCCGCTGGGCTGCAGGTGGTCGTGGTGCCCAACGACGTGACGCGCACCCAGCCCTTCCCGCCGACTTGGCCGCGCCTTGACGACGGCTTTGCGGGTGGGCTGACGGCGCTGCTGCGGGCTGCTGGCGCAGGCTGA
- a CDS encoding DedA family protein, whose protein sequence is MADWVQNLMDSMGYLGILLLMILENIFPPIPSELIMPSAGFAAARGDLNLVMVIAVGTLGSVLGTLPLYYIGRVFSEERLVQWADRYGKWLTVRGDDIRKADDWFDRHGTKAVLFGRMVPGIRSLLSLPAGMSEMPMPKFLLYSAIGSAMWSSLLAGAGYLLGENYHRVEQYVGPASKIILALVVVAAVVWFVKRKREQAAKA, encoded by the coding sequence ATGGCCGACTGGGTGCAGAACCTGATGGACAGCATGGGATACCTCGGCATCCTGCTGCTGATGATTCTGGAAAATATCTTCCCGCCGATTCCCAGCGAGCTGATTATGCCCTCAGCCGGTTTCGCGGCGGCACGCGGTGACCTGAACCTCGTCATGGTGATCGCCGTGGGCACGCTGGGCAGCGTGCTGGGCACCCTTCCGCTGTACTACATCGGTCGGGTGTTCAGCGAGGAGCGGCTGGTTCAGTGGGCGGACCGCTACGGCAAGTGGCTCACGGTGAGGGGCGACGACATCCGCAAGGCCGACGACTGGTTTGACCGCCACGGCACGAAGGCCGTGCTGTTTGGGCGAATGGTTCCCGGCATCCGCAGCCTGCTGAGCCTCCCCGCCGGCATGAGCGAGATGCCCATGCCGAAGTTCCTGCTCTACAGCGCCATCGGCTCGGCCATGTGGTCAAGCCTGCTCGCCGGAGCCGGGTACCTTTTGGGCGAGAACTACCACCGCGTCGAACAGTACGTCGGCCCGGCCTCCAAGATCATCCTGGCCCTGGTGGTGGTCGCGGCGGTGGTGTGGTTCGTGAAACGCAAGCGCGAGCAGGCCGCCAAGGCGTAG
- a CDS encoding asparaginase: MPDQRLAVIHTGGTIASRPNPHGPGVTPQAAPRVPGLPGVTVTDHHPFRLPGPHITPAHMLDLAHLIERLAAEHDGIVVTHGTDTLEETAFFLHLVLATRTPVVLTGSMRHAAEASWDGPGNLLDAAQVALHPQSWGRGPLAVFGGDIFDARTVTKVHTTAVDAFGGYPGPIGRIDRTGEAAHLRYFATPEARPVYTPPAIRAHVEILYAYAGWQGEGYAEAEARSDGLVIAALGTGNLPAELLPLIARSAERGKPVVIATRTHAGPVIPVYGYTGGGATLVEAGAIPASFLNAHKARLLLLVLLSLGRDVAEIQRVFGAGAF; the protein is encoded by the coding sequence ATGCCGGACCAACGTCTTGCGGTGATTCATACGGGCGGCACCATCGCCAGCCGCCCCAATCCCCACGGGCCGGGTGTCACGCCGCAGGCCGCTCCCCGCGTGCCGGGTCTGCCTGGTGTCACCGTTACCGATCACCACCCCTTTCGCTTGCCGGGCCCCCACATCACGCCGGCGCACATGCTGGACCTGGCCCACTTGATCGAACGCCTTGCGGCGGAGCATGACGGGATCGTCGTCACGCACGGGACGGATACGCTGGAAGAGACGGCGTTTTTTCTGCACCTCGTCCTCGCTACCCGTACGCCGGTCGTGTTGACCGGCAGCATGCGCCACGCCGCCGAGGCGTCCTGGGACGGTCCCGGCAATCTCCTCGATGCGGCGCAGGTCGCTTTGCATCCGCAGTCGTGGGGACGAGGCCCCCTTGCCGTGTTTGGCGGTGACATCTTCGACGCTCGCACGGTCACCAAGGTTCACACAACCGCTGTCGACGCTTTTGGTGGGTATCCCGGCCCAATCGGGCGCATCGACCGAACCGGCGAGGCCGCGCATCTGCGGTACTTCGCCACTCCGGAAGCGCGCCCCGTCTACACGCCTCCCGCCATCCGCGCGCACGTCGAAATCCTCTACGCCTACGCGGGCTGGCAGGGCGAGGGCTACGCCGAGGCGGAGGCCCGTTCGGACGGCCTGGTGATCGCGGCGCTGGGCACCGGCAACCTTCCCGCCGAACTCCTCCCCCTGATCGCCCGCAGCGCCGAACGGGGCAAACCCGTTGTGATCGCCACCCGTACCCATGCTGGCCCCGTTATTCCCGTCTACGGCTACACGGGTGGCGGCGCGACCCTGGTGGAGGCGGGGGCCATTCCTGCCAGCTTCCTGAACGCCCACAAGGCCCGGCTGCTCCTGTTGGTGCTGCTCAGCCTGGGCCGGGACGTGGCGGAGATCCAGCGGGTGTTCGGAGCGGGAGCGTTTTAG
- the hemC gene encoding hydroxymethylbilane synthase — protein sequence MRTVTVGTRGSTLALAQTRWVVARLKEEWPETDFRIQTISTKGDRDRASLGSLAQKGDKGFWVKEIEDALLTGRIDIAVHSLKDLPTEQPEGLEVSAIPKRVDARDVLIGKEGRKSLVQLPPGARVGTSSLRRKAFLRAYRPDLQVIDLRGNIDTRLAALGTGEYDAIILAAAGLIRTEMRHRIDEFIDPDILLPAPGQGALALETRADDDLSIEVAYAIHDHATDDRVTAEREFLAGLGAGCLAPVGAHASIKGGILTLEGWVGAPDGSQLIRATTSGDPAECADLGAELAADMLGQGAQALIEAARGEGTC from the coding sequence ATGCGTACGGTGACCGTTGGCACGCGCGGCAGCACGCTCGCGCTCGCGCAGACCCGGTGGGTGGTGGCCCGCCTAAAGGAGGAGTGGCCCGAAACGGATTTTCGCATTCAGACGATCAGCACCAAGGGGGACCGCGACCGCGCCTCCCTGGGATCGCTTGCCCAGAAGGGGGACAAGGGCTTTTGGGTCAAGGAGATCGAAGATGCCCTGCTCACCGGGCGCATCGACATTGCGGTGCATTCCCTCAAGGATTTGCCCACCGAGCAGCCCGAGGGTCTGGAGGTATCGGCCATTCCGAAACGGGTCGATGCCCGCGACGTGCTGATCGGCAAGGAGGGCAGGAAAAGCCTGGTCCAGCTGCCCCCAGGAGCGCGGGTGGGCACGAGCAGCCTGCGCCGCAAGGCCTTTTTGCGCGCCTACCGCCCGGACCTTCAGGTGATTGACCTGCGCGGCAATATCGATACCCGCCTGGCTGCGCTGGGCACCGGCGAGTACGACGCGATCATCCTGGCGGCGGCTGGCCTGATTCGCACCGAGATGCGTCACCGCATCGACGAATTCATCGACCCCGATATCCTGCTGCCTGCTCCCGGTCAGGGCGCGCTGGCCCTGGAAACCCGAGCAGACGATGACCTCAGCATTGAGGTGGCCTATGCCATCCACGACCACGCGACCGACGACCGCGTGACCGCCGAGCGGGAGTTTCTCGCGGGGCTGGGGGCGGGGTGCCTGGCTCCGGTGGGGGCACACGCCAGCATCAAGGGCGGCATCCTCACCCTGGAAGGTTGGGTGGGTGCTCCCGACGGCAGCCAGCTGATTCGGGCAACCACCTCGGGGGATCCAGCCGAGTGCGCGGACCTGGGGGCAGAGCTCGCTGCGGACATGCTCGGTCAGGGGGCACAGGCCCTGATCGAGGCGGCCAGGGGTGAGGGCACCTGCTGA
- a CDS encoding hemolysin family protein, with the protein MGNPWLEFGILILLLIVNGFFSGSELGVVSAKRSRLEAAAARGDRGAAAAVRLTEQPGAFLATVQIGITLIGTISAVFAGGSLTGHLEPLLRPLFGSAAGTAASVTVVLLVTFLSLVLGELAPKGIALRNPEALAMRVAPFFTVLSRVARPLVWLLDMTASGLLRLLGLREAAQEVVTEEDVRAVVAQAAESGSLEETETERIASVLRFNDRRVRDLMTPRTEAVTLDLGAPIETLVETVLTDEHDRYLVRDPRSGDVVGQVAVSDVLRALYTRSPLASFVRPAVFIPEAAWAEDALARLEREGRQRLAVVVDEYGDFSGVLSISDLLAELAGVEHPEDENQLVRREDGSLLADGSLPMHELREVLPLPRLGREDFSTLAGYVLDVLGEFPQVGAVARVDGWEIEVVDVDGPRVDRLLIRPPADFVPPPRSEP; encoded by the coding sequence GTGGGCAATCCATGGTTGGAATTCGGCATCCTGATCCTGCTGCTGATCGTCAACGGTTTCTTTTCCGGTTCGGAGCTGGGCGTCGTATCGGCCAAGCGGTCGCGGCTGGAGGCGGCAGCGGCGCGTGGAGACCGGGGGGCCGCGGCGGCGGTGCGGCTCACCGAGCAACCCGGCGCGTTTCTGGCGACGGTGCAGATTGGCATCACCCTGATCGGCACCATCAGCGCCGTCTTTGCAGGAGGAAGCCTCACCGGCCACCTGGAACCGCTGCTGCGGCCCCTGTTCGGCAGCGCCGCCGGGACGGCCGCCAGCGTCACGGTGGTCCTGCTGGTGACCTTCCTCTCACTGGTGCTGGGCGAACTCGCACCCAAGGGAATTGCCTTGCGAAACCCGGAGGCCCTCGCGATGCGGGTCGCGCCCTTTTTCACGGTGCTGTCGCGGGTCGCGCGGCCGCTGGTGTGGCTGCTCGACATGACGGCGAGCGGGCTGCTGAGGCTGCTGGGGCTGCGGGAGGCCGCCCAGGAAGTCGTCACCGAAGAGGACGTGCGGGCGGTCGTCGCACAGGCCGCCGAGAGCGGCAGCCTCGAGGAGACGGAAACCGAGCGGATCGCGTCGGTGCTGCGTTTCAACGACCGGCGCGTACGCGACCTGATGACGCCCCGCACCGAGGCCGTAACGCTTGATCTCGGCGCACCGATCGAGACCCTGGTGGAGACGGTGCTGACCGACGAACACGACCGCTACCTCGTGCGTGACCCACGCAGCGGCGACGTGGTGGGGCAGGTGGCGGTGAGCGACGTGCTGCGCGCCCTGTACACCCGCTCGCCGCTGGCAAGCTTCGTGCGGCCCGCCGTTTTTATTCCGGAAGCGGCCTGGGCAGAAGACGCCCTCGCCCGCCTGGAACGGGAGGGGCGGCAGCGGTTGGCCGTGGTGGTCGACGAGTACGGCGACTTTAGCGGCGTTCTTTCCATCAGTGACCTGCTTGCCGAGCTGGCCGGGGTGGAACACCCGGAGGACGAAAACCAGCTTGTGCGCCGCGAGGACGGCTCGCTGCTCGCGGACGGCAGCCTCCCCATGCACGAGCTGCGCGAGGTGCTGCCCCTGCCCAGGCTTGGGCGTGAAGACTTCAGCACCCTGGCCGGCTACGTCCTCGACGTCCTGGGCGAATTTCCCCAGGTGGGCGCGGTGGCGCGGGTGGACGGCTGGGAGATCGAAGTCGTGGATGTGGACGGCCCACGGGTGGACCGGCTGCTGATTCGACCGCCAGCAGACTTCGTGCCGCCCCCCCGCTCGGAGCCCTGA
- a CDS encoding DinB family protein gives MNVHDYYAYLSGAREQLWNFLRALPDADLNRPLIEGDRFHNIKDLLLHVVDVEDHWVHGIALGDSVASTYPHDWITPHAEQYELSWIIAYGQEVGRRTRDFLGQSPDLSQPVKLVQDDPASAQVTLEQLLWHVMTHEVRHTAQIVLLIRQLGHTPPWLDYLRFVRPQPAPVVAGGDADPEADEEL, from the coding sequence ATGAATGTCCACGACTACTACGCTTATCTTTCCGGCGCGCGTGAGCAGCTGTGGAACTTTCTGCGGGCGCTTCCGGATGCCGATCTCAACCGTCCTCTGATCGAGGGAGACCGCTTCCACAACATCAAGGACCTGCTGCTGCATGTGGTGGATGTCGAGGATCACTGGGTACACGGCATCGCCCTGGGAGACAGCGTGGCGAGTACGTACCCGCATGACTGGATCACGCCCCATGCCGAACAGTACGAGCTGAGCTGGATTATCGCCTACGGGCAGGAGGTTGGGCGCCGAACCCGCGACTTCCTCGGCCAGAGCCCCGACCTTTCCCAGCCGGTCAAGCTCGTTCAGGACGACCCGGCGAGTGCCCAGGTGACCCTCGAGCAGCTTCTGTGGCACGTGATGACCCATGAGGTCCGGCACACCGCGCAGATTGTGCTGCTGATTCGGCAGCTCGGGCACACGCCGCCCTGGCTCGACTACCTGCGCTTTGTGCGCCCTCAGCCCGCGCCGGTGGTGGCGGGAGGAGACGCCGACCCCGAAGCCGACGAAGAGCTGTGA